The DNA region CGGCGACAACTACTCGCTACGGTGGGTCTCGGCGCAGTCGCGGGACTCGCCGGGTGCGGAAGCCCGAGTTGAGGATCGTCGACGACGGCGGCACCGATTTCCTCTCCCGTCGTCGAAGACGGACGCGAGGAGTACGCCCACGACATCACCGTGCAGAACGACCGAGAGACCGAAGAGGCGGTCACGGTCACCGTCGAACGAGAGGGCGAGACGCTGTACCGTCGAACGCACTCCGTTACAGGCGGCGAGGAACGGACGGTGGCCGGGTTCGTCGACGAGTCACTTCCGGAGGGCGAACAGGAAGTCGAGGTGTGTCTCGAGGCGGTCGGCGAGTCGAGTTGTACGGACTTTCGCGTTCACCCGTGTTACGGAGGTGTCTGGGCGTCACTCGACGGAGACGGCGTAGCGGCGTTCATCGACGCCTGCTGAGCGCCGCCGGGTCGAACCGCCGGTTCCTGCCGTCCCACTCGTCCTGGTCGTTCGCCTCGCGCGTGTCGAGGTACACCTCGACGCCGTTGCCGTCGGGGTCGTCGAAGTACAGCGCCTTGCTGATGCCGTGGTCGACGGGAGCGACCGAGACGCCTCGCTCGTCGAGCGTCTCGTACGTCGCTCGCAACTCGGCGGGCGTCTCGACCTCCCACGCACTGTGATAGAGGCCGACGCCCGGGCCGGGGTCGGCAGCGTCGTCGCCGAGCGCTTGCAGGGCTAAATCGTGGTGGTGCGACCCGAACGAGAGGAACGCGTAGTTCACGTGGCGTTCCGTCACGTCGAGGCCGAGAAGTGACGAGTAGAAGTCGACGGCGCGGTCCAGTTCTCTGACTTTCAGGTGAACGTGACCGAGGTGTGGCATGACTCGCGTAGGACGGGAACCGTCAAGAACGTTCGTCGGACGTGCGATCGAACCGCTCGCTCGCGGACCGAAATCCGAACTCGGCCTGTTCCTCGCTGCGGCGCTGTTCGCGCGCGGCCAGCGCCTCCGCGTCGGGGTTCACGTCGTCGTCGACGCGCGCGAACGACTTGTGGACTTTCGCGTGACACCACCGGCAGAGCGACACCGTGATCTCGTGACTCGGTTCGGCGTCGTCCCCGTTGGCGTCGTTTCCACGGCCTCCGCTACGCTCTCCGCCTCCGCCGTGATACGAGAGGTGGTGTTCCTCCAGCAGCGGACGCGCCGACGACTGATGCGCCATCCGAATCTCGGGCAGTCCACAGCGGACGCACTCGCGGCCGTCGGTGGTCGAGCGGTAATGCGGGCAGTCGCGCCACTCGCAGGCGGTCTCGCCGACGAGACAGCGGTAGTCGTCGGCGCGGCGTGCCCGGGCGAACTCGGGGTCGTTGCCCGCGTGCGAGAGCGCGTAGCGACAGCGGCCGTCGCCGGTCAGGTGGTCACAGCGCCCGGCCAGCTCGTAGGGGTCGTCCACGCCGACCGGTGTCCCCTTCGGCGTCTTCTCCATACGGAGGTCTGTCGGGCCGACACTACTTGTACTCTCGACGTTCGAGCGTCGCCCGCCGCGCTGTCGACCGTCGCCCGAACGACCGACTCGCGTCTCGGTGTCGGAGTCGGCGGTGGTCGCGCCGGGGTCCAACACCGGCTAGACCCGAAGACACTCTCGAAACCATATTATTCTGGTTTCTTACCAGATATAAAATTACTTCAAAACGTTCGACTATGAAACGGTAGTTTGAAATCGTCGGATGTTGGTAGATGGATTACAACCAGATTACTGCTGGTCAACGAC from Haloprofundus halobius includes:
- a CDS encoding DUF7097 family protein; protein product: MEKTPKGTPVGVDDPYELAGRCDHLTGDGRCRYALSHAGNDPEFARARRADDYRCLVGETACEWRDCPHYRSTTDGRECVRCGLPEIRMAHQSSARPLLEEHHLSYHGGGGERSGGRGNDANGDDAEPSHEITVSLCRWCHAKVHKSFARVDDDVNPDAEALAAREQRRSEEQAEFGFRSASERFDRTSDERS
- a CDS encoding VOC family protein yields the protein MPHLGHVHLKVRELDRAVDFYSSLLGLDVTERHVNYAFLSFGSHHHDLALQALGDDAADPGPGVGLYHSAWEVETPAELRATYETLDERGVSVAPVDHGISKALYFDDPDGNGVEVYLDTREANDQDEWDGRNRRFDPAALSRRR